A stretch of Bombus vancouverensis nearcticus chromosome 13, iyBomVanc1_principal, whole genome shotgun sequence DNA encodes these proteins:
- the LOC117162596 gene encoding uncharacterized protein LOC117162596 → MTSRVKNRSIENEPANRKQAMLRPFVLVYFFTIFLMITKIISSNKSNEEMRKVDRTFHSASSPLFLFHLLKLKKKIQKIENVPTIPPTADCICVPYYLCDANRTIITENIGMIDIRYRRCTGDLEVCCHLRNATVTTTTMKPTTTTTMKPTTTTTMKTTTTTKATTTTKATTTTKATTTTTTSTLPPVIFPTTNPQPDPICVCVLVTQCDANGIIGYGGEGVINPRLQYIECPSSNMVCCRPTSVIQYPVVTNPPVVSPQICVLCGNAIQCNNGVVIPVNVGIVNPLVTYNQQTCPVPTSCCQGINTGYGNGIPVVIGPIRNPGTSQACYCMKSWLCTPGNSVSTGGAGAIDPRFSVCGNTDEICCRASSTINIARNRDLDGLGESIINGEASFSQPGCGIQNKTYAAAQPYPVDTGKTYFAEFPWMVALLTIESDGKYLFQCGGSMITKSAVLTAAHCVTNLGNGRPIARFGQWDLENQAGDQPLPFQDANIKAIITHPQFYSAALYNDIAVVILSGPVKLNVNVAPICMPQQGLTFPAGTRCIGTGWGKNSFGGTYQTELRKVELPLVDRTDCQNRLRTTRLGTYFQLHSSFVCAGGEANRDTCRGDGGGPLVCPTATGQYFQAGIVSWGIGCGSSNIPAVYTNVAQYSQWIGQQLATYGA, encoded by the exons ATGACGAGTCGTGTTAAAAATCGTTCAATAGAGAACGAGCCAGCGAATAGAAAACAAGCCATGCTGCGGCCTTTTGTGCTAGTTTATTTTTTCACGATCTTCTTGatgattacaaaaataatatctTCTAACAAATCGAACGAAGAAATGAGAAAAGTGGACAGAACGTTTCACAGTGCCTCGTCACCCTTATTCTTGTTTCATCTACTCAAACTGAAGAAAAAGATCCAGAAGATAGAGAATGTGCCAACCATCCCGCCAACCGCAGACTGCATTTGCGTTCCTTACTACCTATGCGACGCTAACCGTACTATAATTACAGAAAACATTGGAATGAtcgacattcg ATACCGAAGATGCACCGGAGACTTGGAAGTGTGTTGTCATCTACGGAACGCAACAGTCACCACCACTACTATGAAACCTACTACAACTACAACAATGAAacctactactactactactatgaAGACAACTACCACTACGAAGGCAACCACCACTACGAAGGCAACCACCACTACGAAGGCAACTACCACTACGACCACTTCGACTCTTCCGCCGGTGATTTTTCCAACCACAAACCCTCAACCTGACCCAATCTGTGTCTGCGTGCTTGTAACTCAATGTGATGCAAACGGAATCATCGGCTATGGCGGAGAAGGCGTAATCAATCCTCGTCTGCAATATATCGAGTGTCCCAGCAGCAACATGGTGTGTTGCAGACCGACCAGCGTGATCCAGTATCCTGTAGTAACCAATCCTCCGGTTGTCTCTCCACAAATTTGTGTATTATGTGGAAATGCAATCCAGTGCAACAACGGGGTCGTGATTCCAGTAAACGTCGGGATCGTGAATCCTTTGGTGACTTACAATCAACAGACGTGTCCTGTGCCAACGTCTTGCTGTCAGGGGATAAACACAGGCTATGGAAATGGGATTCCAGTGGTAATCGGACCCATTAGAAATCCTGGCACTTCTCAGGCTTGTTATTGCATGAAAAGTTGGTTGTGCACGCCAGGAAACTCTGTCAGTACGGGTGGAGCTGGTGCCATCGATCCAAGGTTCTCCGTGTGTGGAAACACGGACGAAATTTGTTGTCGAGCCTCTTCTACGATCAATATAGCAAGAAATCGCGATTTAGATGGATTAGGAGAGAGTATTATAAATGGTGAAGCGTCCTTCTCGCAACCTGGGTGTGGTATTCAGAATAAAACGTACGCGGCAG CCCAACCTTACCCTGTGGACACTGGAAAAACGTATTTCGCCGAGTTTCCGTGGATGGTAGCTCTGTTAACAATAGAATCAGATGGTAAATATCTATTCCAATGCGGAGGATCTATGATTACCAAGAGCGCTGTCCTTACGGCTGCGCATTGTGTTACCAA TTTAGGAAATGGTAGACCGATAGCGCGTTTTGGTCAATGGGATCTGGAAAATCAAGCCGGCGACCAACCGTTACCCTTTCAAGACGCAAACATAAAAGCCATAATAACCCACCCCCAATTCTATAGTGCTGCTCTATACAACGACATAGCAGTGGTCATTTTAAGTGGACCGGTGAAATTGAATGTCAACGTTGCCCCTATTTGTATGCCGCAGCAGGGATTAACATTTCCTGCTGGTACTAGGTGTATCGGCACAGGTTGGGGAAAAAACTCGTTCG GTGGAACGTATCAAACTGAGTTAAGGAAAGTAGAACTTCCTCTGGTGGACAGAACTGATTGTCAAAATCGTCTTCGAACGACGAGATTAGGAACGTATTTTCAGCTACATAGCTCCTTTGTTTGTGCTGGAGGAGAAGCAAATAGGGATACGTGTCGTGGAGACGGCGGTGGACCTCTTGTGTGTCCTACAGCCACGGGACAATACTTTCAG GCTGGTATAGTGTCTTGGGGAATCGGTTGCGGATCATCAAATATTCCCGCCGTTTACACGAATGTAGCGCAATACTCGCAATGGATCGGTCAACAATTGGCAACTTACGGGGCgtga
- the LOC117162605 gene encoding phenoloxidase-activating factor 2 isoform X1, giving the protein MWRILLTLAVSSFSLVVSAPQKDGGLDSLIASLSGTNSSTQTPMTDNELNALISNVFTQPINQPISTTAATILGTDNKTKQPQEDCTCVTYYLCRNGTISDDGETIIDIRSGFNDETRYVGASWGKCADYMEVCCKPPDRTNEIITPPPIERKGCGQRHPNGVGFRITGAVDNEAQFGEFPWMVAILKEEMIGNEKVNLYQCGGSLIHKLAVLTAAHCVQGKQPSELKIRAGEWDTQTKDEIYPHQDRKVEKVIVHENYKAGTLFNDFAILILSEPVNLVDNVDLVCLPERNAVFDNSRCFASGWGRDIFGKEGHYQVILKKVELPIVPRKECQDKLRETRLGKYFRLHETFICAGGEAGKDTCKGDGGGPLVCPMKSNPGTYLQAGIVAWGIGCAEGGTPGVYANVASARDWIDEQMAFNNLDNTVYQPQA; this is encoded by the exons ATGTGGAGAATACTATTGACACTGGCTGTGTCCAGCTTTTCTTTGGTTGTATCAGCCCCCCAAAAGGATGGTGGATTGGATTCCTTGATAGCGAGCCTATCTGGGACAAATTCTTCAACTCAGACCCCTATGACGGACAATGAGTTGAATGCTTTAATATCGAACGTATTTACTCAACCAATCAACCAACCAATCTCCACTACAGCGGCGACTATTTTGGGTACAGATAACAAGACGAAACAACCACAAGAAGACTGTACATGCGTGACGTATTATCTATGTCGAAACGGCACCATTTCAGACGACGGAGAAACAATCATTGATATCAGGTCCGGTTTCAATGATGAGACTAGATATGTGGG AGCCTCATGGGGCAAGTGCGCGGACTACATGGAAGTCTGTTGTAAGCCACCAGACAGGACCAACGAAATAATTACGCCCCCGCCAATCGAGAGAAAAGGTTGCGGGCAAAGACATCCCAACGGCGTTGGTTTCAGAATTACCGGCGCCGTCGATAATGAAGCGCAATTTGGCGAGTTCCCGTGGATGGTGGCTATATTGAAGGAAGAAATGATCGGAAATGAGAAAGTGAACCTTTATCAATGCGGAGGTTCCTTGATTCACAAGCTGGCTGTTTTAACAGCCGCCCACTGTGTGCAAGG AAAACAACCATCTGAGTTGAAAATTCGTGCTGGAGAATGGGACACGCAAACTAAGGACGAAATATATCCTCATCAAGATCGTAAAGTAGAAAAAGTAATCGTTCACGAAAATTATAAAGCCGGCACTCTATTTAATGATTTCGCCATTTTGATCTTGTCTGAGCCGGTGAATCTCGTGGACAACGTGGATCTCGTTTGCCTGCCAGAACGAAATGCTGTGTTCGATAATTCTCGATGTTTCGCTAGTGGCTGGGGAAGAGACATTTTTG GTAAGGAAGGACACTATCAGGTAATCTTGAAGAAAGTAGAATTGCCGATAGTGCCTCGTAAAGAATGTCAGGACAAGCTTCGAGAAACTAGACTAGGAAAATACTTCCGTCTTCACGAAACCTTTATATGCGCTGGTGGAGAGGCTGGGAAAGATACTTGCaaa gGTGATGGAGGAGGTCCTCTTGTATGCCCCATGAAGAGTAATCCTGGTACGTATTTACAAGCAGGTATTGTAGCATGGGGAATCGGTTGCGCGGAAGGTGGAACTCCAGGTGTTTATGCCAATGTTGCCTCAGCGCGTGATTGGATCGATGAACAAATGGCTTTTAACAACTTGGATAATACTGTTTACCAACCTCAAGCATAG
- the LOC117162605 gene encoding phenoloxidase-activating factor 2 isoform X2, which translates to MWRILLTLAVSSFSLVVSAPQKDGGLDSLIASLSGTNSSTQTPMTDNELNALISNVFTQPINQPISTTAATILGTDNKTKQPQEDCTCVTYYLCRNGTISDDGETIIDIRASWGKCADYMEVCCKPPDRTNEIITPPPIERKGCGQRHPNGVGFRITGAVDNEAQFGEFPWMVAILKEEMIGNEKVNLYQCGGSLIHKLAVLTAAHCVQGKQPSELKIRAGEWDTQTKDEIYPHQDRKVEKVIVHENYKAGTLFNDFAILILSEPVNLVDNVDLVCLPERNAVFDNSRCFASGWGRDIFGKEGHYQVILKKVELPIVPRKECQDKLRETRLGKYFRLHETFICAGGEAGKDTCKGDGGGPLVCPMKSNPGTYLQAGIVAWGIGCAEGGTPGVYANVASARDWIDEQMAFNNLDNTVYQPQA; encoded by the exons ATGTGGAGAATACTATTGACACTGGCTGTGTCCAGCTTTTCTTTGGTTGTATCAGCCCCCCAAAAGGATGGTGGATTGGATTCCTTGATAGCGAGCCTATCTGGGACAAATTCTTCAACTCAGACCCCTATGACGGACAATGAGTTGAATGCTTTAATATCGAACGTATTTACTCAACCAATCAACCAACCAATCTCCACTACAGCGGCGACTATTTTGGGTACAGATAACAAGACGAAACAACCACAAGAAGACTGTACATGCGTGACGTATTATCTATGTCGAAACGGCACCATTTCAGACGACGGAGAAACAATCATTGATATCAG AGCCTCATGGGGCAAGTGCGCGGACTACATGGAAGTCTGTTGTAAGCCACCAGACAGGACCAACGAAATAATTACGCCCCCGCCAATCGAGAGAAAAGGTTGCGGGCAAAGACATCCCAACGGCGTTGGTTTCAGAATTACCGGCGCCGTCGATAATGAAGCGCAATTTGGCGAGTTCCCGTGGATGGTGGCTATATTGAAGGAAGAAATGATCGGAAATGAGAAAGTGAACCTTTATCAATGCGGAGGTTCCTTGATTCACAAGCTGGCTGTTTTAACAGCCGCCCACTGTGTGCAAGG AAAACAACCATCTGAGTTGAAAATTCGTGCTGGAGAATGGGACACGCAAACTAAGGACGAAATATATCCTCATCAAGATCGTAAAGTAGAAAAAGTAATCGTTCACGAAAATTATAAAGCCGGCACTCTATTTAATGATTTCGCCATTTTGATCTTGTCTGAGCCGGTGAATCTCGTGGACAACGTGGATCTCGTTTGCCTGCCAGAACGAAATGCTGTGTTCGATAATTCTCGATGTTTCGCTAGTGGCTGGGGAAGAGACATTTTTG GTAAGGAAGGACACTATCAGGTAATCTTGAAGAAAGTAGAATTGCCGATAGTGCCTCGTAAAGAATGTCAGGACAAGCTTCGAGAAACTAGACTAGGAAAATACTTCCGTCTTCACGAAACCTTTATATGCGCTGGTGGAGAGGCTGGGAAAGATACTTGCaaa gGTGATGGAGGAGGTCCTCTTGTATGCCCCATGAAGAGTAATCCTGGTACGTATTTACAAGCAGGTATTGTAGCATGGGGAATCGGTTGCGCGGAAGGTGGAACTCCAGGTGTTTATGCCAATGTTGCCTCAGCGCGTGATTGGATCGATGAACAAATGGCTTTTAACAACTTGGATAATACTGTTTACCAACCTCAAGCATAG
- the LOC117162626 gene encoding transmembrane protein 230 isoform X1, whose protein sequence is MWTSWFGTDYINKVSMSRRKPGNGDRQFNNVDYTQLTETDNGFVDSQFVNPPVKIPWKAIMLAALLFVGGTIMLIMGSLIVSGHIDSKYSDRMWPVIILGILMFIPGAYHMRVAILAYQKVPGYSFDDIPEFD, encoded by the exons ATGTGGACGAGCTGGTTTGGCACAG ATTATATTAACAAAGTGAGTATGTCAAGAAGAAAACCTGGCAACGGTGACAGACAATTCAACAACGTGGATTATACACAGCTTACAGAAACTGACAATGGCTTTGTTGATTCACAG TTTGTGAATCCACCTGTGAAAATACCATGGAAAGCCATTATGTTagctgctcttctttttgttgGAGGTACTATTATGCTCATCATGGGTAGTCTAATTGTAAGTGGACATATTGATTCAAAG TATTCAGATCGTATGTGGCCAGTTATTATTTTAGGAATTCTAATGTTTATACCAGGTGCTTATCATATGAGGGTAGCTATTTTAGCTTATCAAAAGGTACCAGGTTATTCATTTGATGATATTCCAGAGTTTGATTAA
- the LOC117162626 gene encoding transmembrane protein 230 isoform X2 yields MSRRKPGNGDRQFNNVDYTQLTETDNGFVDSQFVNPPVKIPWKAIMLAALLFVGGTIMLIMGSLIVSGHIDSKYSDRMWPVIILGILMFIPGAYHMRVAILAYQKVPGYSFDDIPEFD; encoded by the exons ATGTCAAGAAGAAAACCTGGCAACGGTGACAGACAATTCAACAACGTGGATTATACACAGCTTACAGAAACTGACAATGGCTTTGTTGATTCACAG TTTGTGAATCCACCTGTGAAAATACCATGGAAAGCCATTATGTTagctgctcttctttttgttgGAGGTACTATTATGCTCATCATGGGTAGTCTAATTGTAAGTGGACATATTGATTCAAAG TATTCAGATCGTATGTGGCCAGTTATTATTTTAGGAATTCTAATGTTTATACCAGGTGCTTATCATATGAGGGTAGCTATTTTAGCTTATCAAAAGGTACCAGGTTATTCATTTGATGATATTCCAGAGTTTGATTAA